AGGGCAGGGAGCGTCTTGAGATTCATGAACTAGGGGGTGTGGGTTGGCGGAGACCCGGCCTGGGCTTGGCTATGATTGTGGCCATGGTAGCCCTCTCGGGAATTCCCCCGACAGCGGGTTTCTTCGGTAAGTATTATATTTTCCAGAGTGCCGTGAAATCAGGATTGCTGAGCTTGGTTATCATCGGAGTTCTGAACAGCGCCCTCTCAGTCTATTATTATTTTAGAGTCCTCGTCGCCTTCTATATGAAACCCTCGGAGGGAGAGCTCCTATCCCAACGGAACGCCGGCGTCGGATTGGCGCTGGCCTTTTCCGTCATAGCGATCCTTTGGCTCGCGGTAGGACCCGATGGGGTCATTCCGGGCGCACCCCAGCTGCTGAACTGGGTAAGGGATTCGTTTGTCGCTTTGCCGTAGAGATCTCTGCACCATGGGCCTTCACATGTCGCGTCGGAGCGATTCGGCTATTCGATCCATCTTCCCGGGATGAGGACCATGATTCGCTGGATATTCTTTGATGTCGGCAATGTATTGATGAATGACGATCAGGTCATGTCGTATTTGTATCAGGAATTGTACAAGAGGATCCTCGAAACGAAACCAAGTTTCTCATATGCCGAATTGCTGCGCCGGCGCGAGCACGCCATTCGTCGCGATGGCGCCGGGCACTGGGCCGATTTGGCGGAAAAGTATCTTGGGACCGCGGGGAAAGATGATCTGATCCAGCGGACGACCGAGAGGATGAGAGACCATTATCTCGAAATGCATAATGTCCTGCCCGGTATGAACGATGCGGTACTCGTGCTTTCCAAAAAATATCAACTGGGCCTCATTGCCAATCAACTTAAGGAAGTCCTCCCCGCGCTGGACCGCGCCGGGTGGGACGGCCTCTTCCGCGTTCGAGCCATCAGTGAACTCGTCGGATCGAAAAAGCCCGACCTCGCCATCTTCCGATGGGCCCTTGATCGGGCCGGCTGTCGGCCGGAAGAGGCCGTGATGATAGGGGATCGTGTGGACAATGACATTGCACCCGCCAAAAGAATCGGAATGCGGACGATCTGGCTCCACTTCCCCCATGCTGAAAAGGGAACCTCATTGCAAAACAAGAAGGATAGGATGTATTTGGAGAGCCAAAGGAGAATTTCTATCGTTTCGATCCCCCCAAAATCCGAAGAAGATGCGCCGGACGCGGAAGCCGACTCAGCCAAGGGGGTGCTGGAAGCGATTCAAACCTTCGACCGGCCTGACGAACCTGTTTAGCGAACCGGCCCAACCAGCCGGCAGGACACCGTTTGGGGCAAAAGTTAGGCGTCCACCGGCCGATAAATGAAAGAGATTTATCATGGATTCTATGAATCGTGAGACGAATGAAAAGGAGAAGGAGATGGCGAGGGTAGGAAATCGGATTCGTCCGGGGCGTTTTACACTGGGTTCTTGGTCTACGCTCAAAGCGGAGGACGCGCAGAATGAGCTGTCCCAAAGGGTGATTGCCACGCAGCGTCTGGTCGTGACCCGCTGCCACTACCGGCCCCACGCCCATTTCCCCCAGCACTCGCATCTCCAGGAACAGATTACAATTGTTGAGCGCGGACGTTTGGAATTCGTCATCGATGATCGGACGATCCCGGTGAATCAGGGTGAGATGATATCCGTTTGCCCGCGTGTTCCCCATGAAACGCATGTCCCCGCCGGAGAGGAAGTCGTGGCTCTTAATATTTTCCTTAATCTCTCGGCGCCATGCCACGCCCCCTTTCCCGGGCAATCCTGATCCCCGGGATGGGGATGGTGAACCCTTGCCCGCAAGTGCATCCCGCTCGACATCTTGCGGCCATGCCTCGCCGGCCCCGCGTGGCTGCGCCCCGCTTGACACCTTCCGCTAGAACTGGTTAGTTTCTCATCAGTGGGATCGTTTGAGAGCTTTCGATCCCGCAATCGGGCAAGGAATTCTGGAAGTCCCCCCATGGGAATTAATGACTCGATCAATCTCCTGACGACGGGGTTGGGTTGAAAGAGAAGGTCCATGCGATCCTCATTCATACGGGTTCTGGGATTCCTCCTCATTCTTTCCGGAGGGTGCAGTCTAAATCCGGAAAGGAATCCCCAGCCTGAACCGGAGAACAATCCCCCGGTGATCAGTTCCATTACCATTACCCCTTCCCGCATTCATCGAGGCGAGCAGGGCAATCTTGTGGGGGTGGCGAGTGATGAGGATTTCGATTTTCTTCTTTACCGCTGGTCGGCCAGCTACGGAATATTCCCCTTTAGACGGGATATCCCGATTGTGACCTATCGGGCTCCCGATAATGTGTCAGCCGATACCGTCTCGTTTTTTGTGTCCGATATCAGAGACTCGACTGTGAGGGTGCAGGTCATCCGTCTGGTCAATATCGCCCCACCCCAAAATCTCAAGGCGAGCGCCGGCACTCGTTTTGTTGAAGTGACGTGGGATCCCAGTATCGACAATCGTCTCTATGATTTTCTGGGGTATGAGATCTATGTTTCGGAAAGATCTTTTAACTCCATGCCCCAGGAGGACTGGGAGGCGTTCAAGATCCCGACCGATCCAATAACCGACAACAAGTATGTGGTGAGAAATCTAGAGCAGGGAACGATCTATTACTTCCAGGTGCGGTCCCTTCGCGCAACGGGAGAACGCTCTTATTTCAACGGGGAGAAGGATACATCCCCGCTTCCTCAGGGGTTGGGAAGTATCCTTCGTGAAATCAACTACCCGCAACCATATGCCCAGGGATTCGATTTTTCCGAGGGTGTGATGCGGACCTTTCGGCCGGATGATCCATCCATAAGAGACGGGATCGATCTTTATATCGGCACCGCCGATCCGGAGGATGGGCCGGGACCGCTCATGTTCAAAAGCCCCGAACGTCTCGCCTACCGCCACCCCGATTGGGCCGGCCGGCGGGTCCAATTGAAACCGATAGGAGACAATTGGTTTGTTTCGGAAACCGATTCCAGCGACTTTGTGACCGCCGTTCCTCTTACAAGCAGGAGCGTCGTCGCGATCCTTCTGCCCGAAGGTCATTTCGCGAAATTCCAGGTCACCGATTCTCTGGATACGGCCTACCCCTACCGCCAAATTCAGTACCGGTGGGCCTTCCAAACGATCACCGGCTATCCGAGATTTTGATCGCCTCGGGAGTCCGGCGCGATCGATCTCCCCGCCCTTGCCCCCGTCTCCTTCGCCGGGGTATAGTTAAAGGGCAACGAATTGAGTTTGCTCATCATCAAAGCAGGGGAGGATTGCCATGTCATCTCGCGCTGTGTCCCTGAGAACCGGGGCGGATTCCCTGTCCGCCTTTACAACAATCATTTTCATCCTTGGGTTGATCACCCTGTTTCTAGCGCCGGTTTATGCACAGACACCGATGCTTCCGATAGAAGAGATACCGATGGATGAACCCTTCCCCACGGGGCCGGATGGAGATCGATCCCGCGTGGTTTGGCCCGATGAACGGATCAATTTCCTGTACGAACTGGATGCCATCGCCTCTTTCCTGGCGATATGGCAGGAGCAAACACCCGGTTCCAATTTCGGCGGAATGATTGAGGCGGAGGCCGGCCCGTTGGGTGGTGTCATACAAACGGATAATACACTCGAGGCGATTAATGTCTGGTCTTATTACACGGAGTTGACCGGGCGGACCGACTATTTAACAAATATCGCCGACGCCTGGACCTATTGTTTGAACTTTCCTCCTTGGCTGGAGGAAGGCGGCGATGGATATTACCGGGTTCATAATTGTGGATGGGCTCTGACGGCTGAAAGCGCCTACCGGAGCGCGACCGGTGATAATACCTACCTCTCTTATGCCGCGACCTGCGCCGACTATATCGTCAATACCCCCCTTATCCTGGGCCAGTACGCCCTTATCAACGCATTTCCTCAGGCTTGGGCCGCGGGAAACCTTTATCTCTATGGCGAGGAAATGGCGGATGACGGGTGGAAAGCAGCCGCGGTCCAATATGGAGACAACTTATTGAACTGGGTTGAATATAACCCTCCCAGACAGCTCTCATCTGAGTATTGGGCGATGTCATCAGGAACCCTTGTTTGGGGATTGTGCAATTCAACATTTAGAGATGATCCAGTCAGTGGACAACTCTGGATTGATCAATATGGCGCCCTGGTTGATACATTTCAGGTTTGGTACGATGTCCCGTCCGATTCTTACGATTGGGATAACTCTTGGAATGTCGCCTATGTCAACGCTCATTTCGCCATGGGAGATCTCTCGGGCGATCCTGCCTACACCACGTTGGGTGAGAAACTCACGCGCCAGCTTCTGTCTTATGACACTGATGATGACGGGGGTATTCAAGCGACAACGCAGGACCCGGTGACGGAAGATATGACCTGGATTACCAGCTACCTTTCTAAATTCGGGGTCGCCCGGCTGCTCGGCGTGCCGGCGCAGCAGGATGCGGGGATCCTCTCCTTCCAAATGCCGCATGACGGCGATGTTCTTCCCTATCCCGGCGAGAGTCCGCTTCCCATACAGGTTGTCGCCTCCAACTATGGCCTCCAGGATCTCACCAATGTCGACATCACGCTTGAAGGCCCTGTGTCGGGTTTGATCACCATCGATCTCGACTTTGTCGAGAAGGAAGCGGTCGAACTGCATCCCGGCTGGCTGCCGGAAGCGCCCGGCGACTATGAATTCACCGTTTATACTTCCGCCGCTGGAGACACTGATCCTTCCAATGATACGCTGCGGATCGTCGTGCATGTGATCCCCGCGGCTGAAACACCTGATCCGCCGGTCCTCACGGATCCGATCTGTTCTGTGAAACCGAATCCATCAACCGCCGATTCGTATATCACCTTGCGGATCCCAAGCGGCGCTCCGGTCAACGCCCGGATTATCTCGGTTGATGGACGAAGTGTCCGAACCTGGGATCTGCCCGCTGGAGCCTCCCGGCAAAAGACCATCTCCTGGGACGGCACGGATGCGGCCGGGTCCGTTGT
The Candidatus Eisenbacteria bacterium genome window above contains:
- a CDS encoding HAD family hydrolase, whose amino-acid sequence is MIRWIFFDVGNVLMNDDQVMSYLYQELYKRILETKPSFSYAELLRRREHAIRRDGAGHWADLAEKYLGTAGKDDLIQRTTERMRDHYLEMHNVLPGMNDAVLVLSKKYQLGLIANQLKEVLPALDRAGWDGLFRVRAISELVGSKKPDLAIFRWALDRAGCRPEEAVMIGDRVDNDIAPAKRIGMRTIWLHFPHAEKGTSLQNKKDRMYLESQRRISIVSIPPKSEEDAPDAEADSAKGVLEAIQTFDRPDEPV
- a CDS encoding cupin domain-containing protein, which translates into the protein MNRETNEKEKEMARVGNRIRPGRFTLGSWSTLKAEDAQNELSQRVIATQRLVVTRCHYRPHAHFPQHSHLQEQITIVERGRLEFVIDDRTIPVNQGEMISVCPRVPHETHVPAGEEVVALNIFLNLSAPCHAPFPGQS
- a CDS encoding fibronectin type III domain-containing protein, which translates into the protein MRSSFIRVLGFLLILSGGCSLNPERNPQPEPENNPPVISSITITPSRIHRGEQGNLVGVASDEDFDFLLYRWSASYGIFPFRRDIPIVTYRAPDNVSADTVSFFVSDIRDSTVRVQVIRLVNIAPPQNLKASAGTRFVEVTWDPSIDNRLYDFLGYEIYVSERSFNSMPQEDWEAFKIPTDPITDNKYVVRNLEQGTIYYFQVRSLRATGERSYFNGEKDTSPLPQGLGSILREINYPQPYAQGFDFSEGVMRTFRPDDPSIRDGIDLYIGTADPEDGPGPLMFKSPERLAYRHPDWAGRRVQLKPIGDNWFVSETDSSDFVTAVPLTSRSVVAILLPEGHFAKFQVTDSLDTAYPYRQIQYRWAFQTITGYPRF